Genomic segment of Acidobacteriota bacterium:
TCGATCGCCATTACCTTGCCGGTGATGAAGACCTTGCCCATGCCTTCGCGAAGTTTCTTCACCTCATCGGCATCCATCACTGCAACGAAGAGCGCATGAACGGTCTTCTTTGGAGCGTCAAGCTCCCCCATGGCGCCCACTCCGTCTCCCGGCTTGATATCTTCTGCCTTGATCTGCTGGCGGGTTCCCGGCGTGCGCGGTTGGCGTTCCCCGCCGGCTGCGGCAGCTATTCGCTGGTCTTTCATCAGGCGCGTGTTGGCGGAAAGCGCGACGGTGTAGGTCTCCCCGGTATCTGTCTTGATCGTCAGATGGTCGGACGCGGCTGCCGTCACCGTGCCGCGAATCATCTGTCCGCCGCCAAATGCGACGTCACCGCGTTGTGGAAGATCCTGGCCCCGGGCACAGACTCCATACGCGATGGTTGTTGTAACCAATAGTTGCCGTAAAAGCCCTGCCTTCATCCCGTCCTCGTCGATCAATACCCTGTGCACATACAGACGTGCTTCTGTGCGGAAAGACTCTGTGGGTGAGAAACTTATCTGCTGTCTTCCGTCACATTTCCTCAAGCTGGATACACTATCGCCATGGACCTCACTCCCGGAAGATCCCAGACGCCAGCCAAGCATTCGCATGTAGAGTCGCACTTTGAATCCGGCGAGACGGTGCGCGACATCGTGATTGGTCTCTCCGACGGGTTGACCGTGCCCTTTGCCCTCGCAGCCGGCCTTTCCGGCGCCATCGCCTCTTCGCGCATCGTCGTCCTGGCCGGCCTAGCCGAGATCGCGGCCGGCTCGATCGCCATGGGGCTTGGCGGCTATCTCGCCGCCCGCGGAGACGCCGAGCATTACGCATCGGAACGCCTGCGCGAAGAACACGAGATCGTTGAGAAGACCCACGATGAAGAAGAGGAGATCTATGAGATCTTCCAGCAGTACGATGTTCCGCGCGCGAACGCGGCCCCTGTCATCGACGCCCTCAAGGAGAACCCCAGGGCCTGGGTCGACTTCATGATGCGCTTCGAGCTGGGGTTGGAGGAGCCAAGGCCCAATCGCGCTCTCAGCTCAGCGCTTACCATCGCCGGCTCCTATATCGCCGGAGGCATCATTCCTCTATTGCCTTATATGGCTGTCGATAACAATCTTTACGCATTGAAGCTCTCCGCGATCGTCACCCTGGCGGCTCTCGGCATCTTCGGCGCGCTCAAAGGCAGGCTGGTCGGCACTGGCTGGCTTCGCAGCGCGATTCAGACGGTCTGCATCGGAGGAATCGCCGCAACAGCCGCTTACGGGCTTGCCAGGATTCTCAACGGCCATGCAGGTTAATCTCTCGCTATAAGGGAGAAGAAAAAGCAACAGAACCGCTCTCCGGCACATCCCATAGGACACCCCCCGAAAGTAGAGGATGCCAGACATGGTTCCAGCCTCAGTTGAAAGATCGGCTCCGTCTATCCTCGCCCGCTACAAGGCAGTGCGCCGCGCAACCACGGCCCTGTGCAGCCCGCTGACGCCCGAGGACATGATGGTGCAATCCTGTCCCGAGGCAAGTCCGGTCAAGTGGCATCTCGCCCACACCAGTTGGTTCTTCGAGACCTTCGTCCTGACAGAATTTCTCGCAGGCTACACACCCTTCCACCCTGACTTCCGCTGGCTCTTCAACAGCTACTACAACGCGCTCGGCGAAATGCCGGAGAAGAAGCTGCGATCCTCCTTCTCCCGCCCAGCCCTCGACCAAATCCTCGGTTACCGCGCTCACGTCGATGCCGCCATGGAGCGGCTGTTGCAGCATCCCGCGGAAGATGAGGCCGCTCGCAGGATCGCCCTGGGCATGGAGCACGAACAGCAGCACCAGGAGCTGATCGCGACCGACATCAAACACGCGCTCTTCACCAATCCGCTGCATCCGGCCTATATCGAGCGCACCGGGCAAAGCGCTGCGAACACCACCATCGCTCCTCCGCTCGAATGGCTGAGCTACGCGCCCGGTCTCACCCAGATTGGAACCACGCCAGACCCTGCCGCTGCCGATGTCTTCGCCTTCGACAACGAGACCCCCCGCCACCCCGTCTACATCGCTCCGTTTCGGCTCTCGACCCGCCTGGTGACGTGCGCGGAGTATCTCGCCTTTATGGAGCAGAACGGGTACGGCCGTCCGGAGTTGTGGCTCTCCGAGGGCTGGACCACGATGCGCGCGGAAGCCTGGCAGGCGCCGCTTTACTGGTATCGAGATTCTGCAACTGCATCCGGCTGGTCCATCTACACGCTCAATGGTTTCGTTCCGCTGGAAGACCTGAGCGAGAGCCCTGCCTGTCATCTCAGCTTCTTCGAGGCCGATGCCTATGCGCGCTGGGCAGGGCATCGCCTGCCAACGGAGTTTGAATGGGAGTACGCCGCCACCCGGCCCGACGCACCGGAACCTGAGAGAAGGTCAGTCGCCGCCACGCAGGCCAACCTGCTTGAGACCGGCAACCTGCACCCGGCGCCGGCAAGTCCAATGCCCGGTCTTCAGCAGATGTTCGGCGACGTGTGGGAGTGGACCGCGAGTCCTTACACCGGCTATCCGGGATACGCGCCGCTGCCCGGAGCGCTCGGTGAATACAACGGCAAGTTCATGAGCTCGCAGATGGTGCTGCGCGGAGGGTCCTGCGTCACGCCAGCCACGCACATCCGCGCGACGTACCGCAATTTCTTTTCACCGGCCACCCGCTGGCAGTTCTCCGGCCTCCGACTTGCTCACGATGCTTCCGCGGGCTCAAAGAACAACTCATTTTGAACTGGAGATTTTGGCGGTCGCTGTCCACATCATCGCATCTTCCAGCAGCTTGTTCTGCGTATCGCTGGTGAAGATGCGGTCCCCGTGCCCCATGTTCGTATACAGCATCCGGTAGCGCGTATTGGTCCACATCACCGGCAGATCGCCTCCGCGCAGCACATCCTTCATGCCGATGGGGTAGTTCTCCGGCGACAGACTCAGCAGCACCTTGACGTCCTTGTTTTCCCGCGGTGACGGCTTCCAGATGTACCACTCGTTCGCAGGCGAGATAAAACTTGCGGGAAGACTCCGCGTGACTGCGTGCTTTGGATCGTCGACGACCAGCTTCGCCGGCAGCGGGGGCCACTCATTCCCATAGAAGACGCCGCCGCCCAGGAACTGCACAAACCACGGCCACTTCGTTCCCCTGTCGTTATAGGCGGCGATGTGAAAACCGAGCCATCCCCCGCCGTGCTCCATATACTGCTCAAACGCCGCTCGCTGTTGCGGTGTGTGCGGGAAGTCGTCGAGCCAGACCACCAGTTGGTATCCGGCCAGTTTGGCCGGGTTCATGTCGTCCCAGTTCATCGTCGGCTGAAACTCATAGTTCCCGCGCTTCGCGGCATCGGTATAGAACCGGATCGCCTGGTGAGCAAAGTCGACATGGTCGTGCTCGACCGTCTCGGAGTAGAACGCGAGCACATGAAAGACCGGCTGCTGTGCGTGAGCGCACAGACACACAGTCATTGCCGCCAGCATCATCGTCAAAACGCGCCGCATCTCGTTGGCCCCGGCCATCTGCTAGAATCGTCCTTCGTTATAGACAAACGATTTTCTACGAAAACAGGCCGGCATTCAAATGGCGTTTTTAAACAGAACCCACTTGCTGCGACTTTCCCTCGCTCTTCTTTGTGTATCCGGTGCGAGGCTCGCCGCGCAATCCGTCGATCCGCAGCTTGGCCTGATCAATCGCGATGCCTCGGCATACAGTGAAAAGCTGGGAAAACTTTACATCGTCGATCCGGTACGTGACTCAGTTGCCATGATCCCGCGATCGGGCAGTCCACAAACCATCAAGGTCGGTACGCGACCCGACGCAATCGCGGTCAACAACCTTACTCAAATGGTCTACGTCGTCAATCCAGGATCGAAAAGCGTCTCTGTGATCGACGGCGCCAAAGATGAAGTTGTCGCGACCATCGACACGGGAGCACGTTCCTACGCCCTCGCCGTCGACGAATCGGTAAACAAGGTATACGTAGCGAATACCTTCAGCACCATGTTGACCGTGATCGACGGTGCAACTAATACAGCGAGCAATATCAAAACGGGTTCAGCCGACGCAGTCCTCGTCGACCAGGATCGCAAACGTGTCTACGTGCTCACCTATGAGAGCGAGACGTTTACAGAGCTCGATCCAGTGAGTGGCGCCATCTCGAAGGTCCCTGCCGGTGCTCTGCATCTTTGGGGACATGCGAGGCAGGGCAAGAAGCTCTACATAGCGCACATTCAGGACTCCGATATTGCTGCGATTGACCTTGAGACCCACGCGGTCAGAAACATCCACACCGGCGCTATGCCATGTGCTCTTGCGCTGGACGCAGACTCTGGCCAGATCTATGTCGCCAACTATGCTGACGGTACCGTGACTGTTCTGAAGAACGAATTGCCCGTCGCCACAATCAAGGTTGCGGCGCATCCTCAGGCGCTCACGCTCGACGCGGCGAAGGGACTGCTCTATGTCGCGAGCCCCCAGGAGAATCTTGTTACCGTGATTGAAATGCGGTCTCGCAAAGTTGTCCGCCGGGTTAAGGTTCCCGTACAGCCTTACGCCGTCGCGGTTCATCCCATAACTCACATCGCCTATGCGGTTAGCCAGGGTAATGTGCCGTTCACAAAGATCGAGCCGTAACCCGTCTGCTGACAACGTTATGTCAGCAGGATACGATCATTGGATACTTCACCGCCATCAACTGCATCAAACGGCAGAGCGGTTAAGGCCGCGCACTCCGGGAAGGGAACCGCAACCGCCGATGACCGCTGCCGCCGCTTCGTTGCCTCTATATCTTGAGCCGGAAGTTGCACCTTCCCTTCACGCGGTGGCAGAAGAGGCGCGCACAGGGCTTGCGGCAGATCCAAAGATGCTCTCGCCGTGGCTCTTTTACGATGAGTTGGGATCGGGCCTCTTCGAGCAGATCACCGAGCTGCCGGAGTACTACCTGACGCGCACAGAGCGCGCTCTCTTCAGCGCCCATGCCGATGACATCATCGAGTGCGCCTCCGTGCAGGCCGGAAGCAGTGCCGCGCCCATGCTCACCATCATTGAACTGGGTGCTGGAACAGCGACCAAGACCGGAATACTGCTTCGGGCGGCGGTCAGGCGCCAGCATAGCATCGTGTATCAGCCGGTAGACGTCTCGCAGTCGGCGCTCGCGGCGGCGAAGGAGAACATCCGCGCCAACATTCCAGGGGTAACCGTTCGATGTCAGGTCGCGGACTACACCTCGCAGCCGCTTCCGCTTAACCGTTTACCCAACACACGAACGCTCGCGCTCTACATCGGATCGAGCATCGGCAACTTCTCTCCTCAACAGGCGCGCGATGTCCTCCGCAATCTCCGCTCGCAGTTGCTTCCCGGCGACAAGCTCCTGCTCGGGACCGACCTCGTTCCTGCAACTGCGTCGAAGACCGTAGCCATGCTCGAAGCTGCCTATGATGACCGCGCTGGAGTTACGGCTGCATTCAACAGGAATGTGCTGCATCGTCTCAATCGCGAGCTTGGAGCCAACTTCCGCCCTGCGTGTTTCGACCACAAAGCCACCTGGAATGCCGCTGAATCCCGCATCGAGATGCACCTCGTCGCCCGTCATGGACAGCGCGTCCACATCCCGGCCAACAGTGCGGGCCCGGCGATGGACGTCATCTTCGACGAGGGAGAGAGCATCCACACCGAGAACAGCTACAAGTTCACCTCTGCGCGCATCGAAGGCCTGCTCAACTCCGCCGGCTTCATGCTCGAAAAAGACTGGCAGGATTCGCAGCATCTCTTTGCCGTCAACCTTGCAACGGCTGTCTAGAAGCGGTTTCCCAGATGCGATAGATCAATAAAAAGGTCGTCATTCTGAGCGAAGCGAAGAATCCCTGTATTTCGTCTTTGCTTTTGCTGTTGGCTGCTTGAGTCACGCCGGACGACGCCACTCGCCGCTCTTGCCGCCGCTTTTGCTCACCAGCTCAACCTCGCGTATGCGAATGCCCTTGTCGAGTGCCTTCGTCATGTCGTAGACCGTCAGCGCGGCCACCGATGCGGCGACCATCGCCTCCATCTCCACACCGGTGCCTGCTACAGTTGCGGCCGTCGCTTCAATGGCGACACCGCCGTCTGCAACGCGCGCATCGACATCGACAAAGCTCAACGCCAGCGGATGGCACATGGGGATCAACGTCGAAGTTTGCTTGGCCGCCTGTATTCCAGCAAACCGTGCCACCTCCAGCGGATTGCCCTTCGGGTTCTTCGGCAGCGCAGCAAGGGCCTCGGCGGTGAGTTCCACAAAAGCGCGTGCCTTCGCCTCGCGCCGTGTCGCAGGCTTCGCGCTCACATCCACCATGTGCGCCTGTCCCTCATCGTCATAGTGCGACAGCTTCGTCAATGTCGTCTCCACGCTCGTACATTCTCACATCAAGGTTATTTCAACAGAACCGTAACGATATCGCCGGCGCGGAACCGCTCCGTTCCCGGCGGCAGCACGGCATAACAGTTGGCGCGCGCATTCGCCGCCATGTCCCCGGAGCCCTGCCACACCACCAGGCGCACCTCGGGGCGAATGCGGTTCGAGTCGAGCCGCGCAGGCAATACGCGCGTCAGCCCTGTCCGTCCGTCTACATCATTCGCCAGCGTGGCCTGTGCAAAACGCGGACCCTCCGGCGCCGCTCCACGCATCGCGTGCAGCAGCGGTTCGACAAAACACGCAAAGGTCACCTGCGTCGATACGGGGTTTCCAGGAAGCCCGAAGAAGGGAAGCGCGGCCCTGCCGTCACGCATGGGTAGCCATCCGAAGACCAACGGCTTGCCCGGCTGCATTTTCACGCCGGTAAACAAAAACTCCGCTCCCAGCGACAGCAACACCTCTTCCACCAGGTCGTACTCTCCCATGGAGACGCCGCCCGACAACAGCAGCATCTCCGCATCGCACGCCTGAAGAATTCGCGCCTTCAGCTCTTCTCGACGGTCGGGAGCGACCGGAAGCCGCCGGGCCTCTCCTCCTGTCGCTGTCACCAGTGCCGCGAGCCCATAGCTGTTCGAATTTCGTATCTGCACAGGACCCGGTGTCTCCGTTACGTCCACCAGCTCGTCTCCCGTGGCAATGATAGAGACCCTCGGCCGCGCAGACACCTTGACCGTAACCGCACCGCAAGCGGCCGCCAACGCAATTGCTGCTCCGTCCATCTGCGTTCCCGCTGGCAACACCAGATCGCCTGCGCGGGCCTCGCTGCCTTGCGGCACGACGTTCTCTCCTGCTGTAATCGTTCGCCCTGACGTCAACTGAACTGCCAGCCTCCCCTCATGGCTGCTTCGTTCTACGTGCTCGACCATCACCACGGCATCGGCACCCTCAGGTACGGGAGCGCCGGTCATCGTCTCAACCGCTTCGCCTGGCTTCAGAGCAGTGCTCCACCGCTCGCCTGCCCGCACCTGCCCCACAACCGTGAGCCACGCATCGGAGAGAGTGTCTGCGGTATGAACGGCAAATCCGTCGCGAGTCGATCGGTTGAACGGAGGCTGATCGCGGTCGGCCCGCACCGGGTCGGCAAGCACCCGACCCAGCGAATCAGACAGCGCCACAGCTTCTGCCGGTCTTTGAGGAAGACGCCCCGCCTGCTCCAGAACAATGCCGAGCGCTGCGTCGAACTCCACAATGCGTTCTTCCGTCTTAGCCGTAGAGCGAATCTCGCTCGATCTCATCTGGCTGCCTTTCGCATAAAACAGAAGGCCTCGGCACATTGCCGAGGCCCTCCTGGTTCAGTTCGTTCCAGCGCCTTACTTCTTGGTTCGGCCGGCTTTGTAGCTGGACTTCACTTCCGCGCCGATGCCCGTCAGGATGCCCTTGACCTCGTCCACGCGCGCCTGCTCATTGGGTGGCGCAAGCTCGATGAACTGCTGGTAGGCCTCCACGCATCCCGGAGGAGCCACAATCTTCTGTGTCTTCGGATCGACCGAGGCCTTCGGGATCAGCGACTGGCCCTTGATGTAGTACGCATCGGCGCGCTTTGGATCGGCGGCGATCGCTTTGTCTGCGGCCGCGGCTGCATCGTCCAGCTTGCCTGCGTTGTACAGGGTTGCCGCTTCGTTGTAGTAGTACATGCCCGCATTGGCAGGAAGTGCCTTTGCCGCTTGCTCATAGGCGTCGGATGCGCCCTTGCCGTCGCCGCTCTTCGCCAGTGCCTGGCCAAGCTGGTTGTACGCGGCGGCAGCCGTCTCTACGCTGGGCTTCTTTGAAGCGGCGTTCGCATCGATGGCCTTCTTGTACGAAGCCGCCGCGTCGGCAAACTTCGCCTGGACAGAGGGGTCGGCCGGCTTGCCGGCTGCCTTTGCCGCTTTTGCCGCAGCGTCTGCCGAGCCAAGCTCAGCGTCGCCCAGCGCCACCCACAGGATGCCCTCATCCGGCTTTGCAGCGGTTGCCTGTTGCATCGCTGTAATGGCCGGCTCGAAGTTGCCCGCCTTCGTATCCGCGCGCGCCTGCGTCAGCAGAGTATTCAGGTTGGCGATCTTTGCGTTGGCAGCGGTCACGTCGGCGTTCTTCTTCTTGAACTCCTCCAGCTGCTTCTTCTCCTCGGGAGTCATCTTGTCGAGATACTCCTTGCGGGTCATGTCGAAGTTCAGCAGGTGGTCTTCGCCGGCGGTGAAGGTCACGTTGTCGATATAGTCGATGCTCTTGTCGTCCTGGAAGACAACCGCCAGATAGCTGCCCGGGGCGATCCCTGTGCCCTTGAAGTTGCCGGACGCGTCGATCTCGAAGGTGTTGGTGTACTTGCGGCTCTTCTCCTCCGAGGCACGGTCCTGCGTCAGCTTCACCTCGCCCTTGGGCAGCGGAGCTCCAATTGCGTTATTGACATGGCCATGAACGCTTGCCGGAGCAGGCTGCGCCCATCCCGTTTGCGCGGACAGCGCAACGACCACAGCAAGAGCGGCTCCAAGTCCCGCGCTCCATCTTCTTCCGATACGATTGATCACTTCCGTTCTCCTGGTTTCAGATCTCTTCCGGCCCTCAAGAGGCCTTGCTCTTCAAATACAAACTTCTCGGCGGCAAAATCCGCTACCGTTTGGATGCAGACTTCGGGTCCGCGTACGGTATCGGGTCGATGCTTCCTGCTTCGCGAAAGGCGCGCAGACGCAGAACGCAGCTTTCGCAGACGCCACAAGCCTCGCGCTCACCGGAATAGCATGACCAACTTACATGGAATGGAGCGCCAAGTTCAACTCCCATGCGCACGATCTCGCTCTTTTTGAGGTGGATAAGTGGTGTCTCTACACGAATATCGCCCTCTTTCGTCCCCTGGCGGATCAGGGCATTGAAGGCGTCGTAGTACGCCGGCCGGCAGTCCGGGTAACCGGAGCTGTCCTGCTCCACGGCCCCGATAAACACCCGCTTCGCCCTCACAACCTCGGCCCAGCTTACCGCCGCCGAAAGAAAGTGCGCATTGCGAAACGGGACATAAGTCACTGGAATCGCCGTGCCAATCGACGCCTCTTCCACAGGGGCATCCGGAACGGCAATCGTCGCGTCGGTCAGCGCCGAGCCGCCAATCCTGCGGAACAAGTCCATCTTCAGCGGCAGAAATTCCTTGACTCCGGTCAGACGGGCGATCTCTGTCGCCGAGGCCAGTTCTCGTGCCTCGGTCCGCTGCCCGTAGCTGAAGTGCAGAGCGTACACGTCATAATCCCGCGCAGCCAGAGAAGCGCACACCGTTGAATCCATTCCACCCGAAAGACACAGGACTGCCCTCGGTCTGTCTGTCGTCTCAGCTGCCATGCTCTTCATCCGTCGTCTCGGGTAAGGCCTCGCCGTCGGCGGAGGTATCCAGCAGTTTGCGCGCCGCCTCCTCGTCCTTCTTGTGCACCATCAGACGCGCGCGAAAGGCCGGTGCCAGCAGGTTGTTGGCATTTTCGCCGTGCAGGAAGCACTCAAGGCTCGCCGACTCCAGCACGCCCTTGGCCATCTGGGCCTCTGTTGGGACAATGTAGCGGGCGATCATCACATACTGCTCCGGGTCGAACTCTCTGTCATTCTTCTCGTCTGCCATCTCAACCTCACTTCGTCTCGTACGATTGCAACTTTGCCGTGATGGTGCCCCAGAACAGGCTCGCACGCACCTGCACCGGCATATGCCGCGCATCGTCCGTATACCAGATCCATATCTTGCCGCGGTTCTTTACGATACCTTCGTCTGCCGTAGGTTGCACTCTGATGGTCTGGAAGGTGCCCGCCGGGGTCTTGACCTCTTCCTTCGCCTCCACCTTCATCGTCACGGTTACCGTGCGCATCGAGTCGGCCAAAGGAAACCGGAAGTTCTGCCCTACCGTCAACGGCTGCGAGCCAACGTAAAAGATGGCGGACATCGAGTCGGTGACGCACGCCGGAATCGATGCCGTAAGCTGCTTCGACGTGCCTTTCACCAGGTTGCGCTCCACCAGCGTCTGCTTGCCGTCCTTGTAGTTGAAGCTCAGGTCGCTGGAGATCTTCCGCCTGCCCTCCTGCGTCTGCTTCGAAAACCCCGTCGAGCATCCCGTCTTCGTGTCGAACCCCGACTGAAAGCGGTCGATCACCGGGAAGAGCATCGTGACGGCGCCAACCGTATCCGCCGTCGCCGTAATCTTCTGGACCGTGCCCTGCTGTTCGATCTGGAATGTGGCGAGCGCTGCGGTAAACACCCTCCAGTCGACCGTGAACGTCAGCGTTTGTTTTGTGGGAAAGCTGTAGTTGGCAGGAGGGGCCTCGAGCGTAGGAATGACGACCGACGGCGCGGGAGGGAAGAGCCTGTCCTTGATGGAGTCCTTCAGTGATTCCTTGCCCGGTTCTTTGCCCGGCTGCGTCTGCGCACACGCACACGTCAACGCTGCAAACAGTAAGAGTAAAAAGACCGTGGGTCGCTTTGCCAGGGGACAGATCGCTCCGTTTCAGGATTGAGGACGGCGTCCTGGCCTATCGCCGGAGAAACAGCAGACGCGCTGCCAGCGCTCCGTAGATGGCGATGGCACCCATAAGAGCATTGTACTCGCGGTGATGCAGGTATCGCTCGCGCGAAAACCTCCCCGGGGGCAGATCGCTCTTCGCCGCCGTCAAGCGCGGCAACAGGCGCGGCACCTGGGCCGCATACGCATCGAACCCCGCAAAGTGCTCGCGCAGAAAGGTTTCCTCCGACCGGATCGTCGGTAGGTAAATCCCCAGAAAAAGGGCCGCCAACGCCACAAGGATCACCCAGCTTCCCGAAGCCCACGCAAACCCGAACGCGATCATCATCGACCCCAGGTACAGAGGATTCCGCGTATACGCATATGGCCCCGTCCGTGTCAGCTCGGCGTTCTTCTTCACGTACCCGGCAGCGTAAGCCCGCAGCCATACTCCGGGCACGACCAGCACCAGGCTCAGCAGCATCGTCTGCCACGTAGGACGCGCCAGCCACAGAAACACCGCCGCAAACACGAAGCCCAGCGGAACGCGTATGCGCCGGGCGATTCGCTGCCATCTCGTTCGTTCACTCACTCATCTACCTTACCCTGTCAGCGCCAGACGTGCCCTTCAGCAGATCGAGTGCCGCCGCGACAACCTCATCCACAGTGATCGCCAGCAGTCCCACCTCCGGCTCCGCCAGCCGCCTGTGGTCGCGGCGCTCGCCGCCATGCCGCAGCACCCGCGACTCCGTGCCGTACGGCCCATTGCGAGCGGGATCGGTCGGGCCGAACAGCGCCACCACAGGTCTCTCCAGTGCAGCCGCCAGATGCAGCGGTCCAGTGTCCCCAGCGATCACCAGGTCTACCCGTCGCGTGAGGGCGATAAGCTCCGCCATGCCGCACGGGAGTACCGTTGCGTGTCCACCGCTGGCCCGCACCACCTCATTGGCCAGCGCATCCTCGGCCGAGTAGGCATTCACCAGCGCCCGGTATCCCGCCTCAGCCAGTATGGCCGCCACCGCGCCATATCGCTCTGCTGGCCACTGCTTCGCGCCCCACCCGGCGCCCGGAGCGATAAGTACCAGGCCTCGTGCGCCTTGCATCCCGTGCAGGCGCGTCCTGCATGACTCCTCCGCGAGTGAGTCGACGGGAAGCTCAATCTTTGCCGGACGAACCAGCTCGCCCACGGCTGCGCCCACAATCTCGCACCCCTGTTCGACGACATGCGCCGCATGTGTC
This window contains:
- a CDS encoding VIT1/CCC1 transporter family protein, with the protein product MDLTPGRSQTPAKHSHVESHFESGETVRDIVIGLSDGLTVPFALAAGLSGAIASSRIVVLAGLAEIAAGSIAMGLGGYLAARGDAEHYASERLREEHEIVEKTHDEEEEIYEIFQQYDVPRANAAPVIDALKENPRAWVDFMMRFELGLEEPRPNRALSSALTIAGSYIAGGIIPLLPYMAVDNNLYALKLSAIVTLAALGIFGALKGRLVGTGWLRSAIQTVCIGGIAATAAYGLARILNGHAG
- the egtB gene encoding ergothioneine biosynthesis protein EgtB codes for the protein MVPASVERSAPSILARYKAVRRATTALCSPLTPEDMMVQSCPEASPVKWHLAHTSWFFETFVLTEFLAGYTPFHPDFRWLFNSYYNALGEMPEKKLRSSFSRPALDQILGYRAHVDAAMERLLQHPAEDEAARRIALGMEHEQQHQELIATDIKHALFTNPLHPAYIERTGQSAANTTIAPPLEWLSYAPGLTQIGTTPDPAAADVFAFDNETPRHPVYIAPFRLSTRLVTCAEYLAFMEQNGYGRPELWLSEGWTTMRAEAWQAPLYWYRDSATASGWSIYTLNGFVPLEDLSESPACHLSFFEADAYARWAGHRLPTEFEWEYAATRPDAPEPERRSVAATQANLLETGNLHPAPASPMPGLQQMFGDVWEWTASPYTGYPGYAPLPGALGEYNGKFMSSQMVLRGGSCVTPATHIRATYRNFFSPATRWQFSGLRLAHDASAGSKNNSF
- a CDS encoding ThuA domain-containing protein, translated to MRRVLTMMLAAMTVCLCAHAQQPVFHVLAFYSETVEHDHVDFAHQAIRFYTDAAKRGNYEFQPTMNWDDMNPAKLAGYQLVVWLDDFPHTPQQRAAFEQYMEHGGGWLGFHIAAYNDRGTKWPWFVQFLGGGVFYGNEWPPLPAKLVVDDPKHAVTRSLPASFISPANEWYIWKPSPRENKDVKVLLSLSPENYPIGMKDVLRGGDLPVMWTNTRYRMLYTNMGHGDRIFTSDTQNKLLEDAMMWTATAKISSSK
- a CDS encoding YncE family protein, producing MLRLSLALLCVSGARLAAQSVDPQLGLINRDASAYSEKLGKLYIVDPVRDSVAMIPRSGSPQTIKVGTRPDAIAVNNLTQMVYVVNPGSKSVSVIDGAKDEVVATIDTGARSYALAVDESVNKVYVANTFSTMLTVIDGATNTASNIKTGSADAVLVDQDRKRVYVLTYESETFTELDPVSGAISKVPAGALHLWGHARQGKKLYIAHIQDSDIAAIDLETHAVRNIHTGAMPCALALDADSGQIYVANYADGTVTVLKNELPVATIKVAAHPQALTLDAAKGLLYVASPQENLVTVIEMRSRKVVRRVKVPVQPYAVAVHPITHIAYAVSQGNVPFTKIEP
- the egtD gene encoding L-histidine N(alpha)-methyltransferase, encoding MTAAAASLPLYLEPEVAPSLHAVAEEARTGLAADPKMLSPWLFYDELGSGLFEQITELPEYYLTRTERALFSAHADDIIECASVQAGSSAAPMLTIIELGAGTATKTGILLRAAVRRQHSIVYQPVDVSQSALAAAKENIRANIPGVTVRCQVADYTSQPLPLNRLPNTRTLALYIGSSIGNFSPQQARDVLRNLRSQLLPGDKLLLGTDLVPATASKTVAMLEAAYDDRAGVTAAFNRNVLHRLNRELGANFRPACFDHKATWNAAESRIEMHLVARHGQRVHIPANSAGPAMDVIFDEGESIHTENSYKFTSARIEGLLNSAGFMLEKDWQDSQHLFAVNLATAV
- the moaC gene encoding cyclic pyranopterin monophosphate synthase MoaC, which codes for MTKLSHYDDEGQAHMVDVSAKPATRREAKARAFVELTAEALAALPKNPKGNPLEVARFAGIQAAKQTSTLIPMCHPLALSFVDVDARVADGGVAIEATAATVAGTGVEMEAMVAASVAALTVYDMTKALDKGIRIREVELVSKSGGKSGEWRRPA
- a CDS encoding molybdopterin molybdotransferase MoeA encodes the protein MRSSEIRSTAKTEERIVEFDAALGIVLEQAGRLPQRPAEAVALSDSLGRVLADPVRADRDQPPFNRSTRDGFAVHTADTLSDAWLTVVGQVRAGERWSTALKPGEAVETMTGAPVPEGADAVVMVEHVERSSHEGRLAVQLTSGRTITAGENVVPQGSEARAGDLVLPAGTQMDGAAIALAAACGAVTVKVSARPRVSIIATGDELVDVTETPGPVQIRNSNSYGLAALVTATGGEARRLPVAPDRREELKARILQACDAEMLLLSGGVSMGEYDLVEEVLLSLGAEFLFTGVKMQPGKPLVFGWLPMRDGRAALPFFGLPGNPVSTQVTFACFVEPLLHAMRGAAPEGPRFAQATLANDVDGRTGLTRVLPARLDSNRIRPEVRLVVWQGSGDMAANARANCYAVLPPGTERFRAGDIVTVLLK
- a CDS encoding tetratricopeptide repeat protein; protein product: MNRIGRRWSAGLGAALAVVVALSAQTGWAQPAPASVHGHVNNAIGAPLPKGEVKLTQDRASEEKSRKYTNTFEIDASGNFKGTGIAPGSYLAVVFQDDKSIDYIDNVTFTAGEDHLLNFDMTRKEYLDKMTPEEKKQLEEFKKKNADVTAANAKIANLNTLLTQARADTKAGNFEPAITAMQQATAAKPDEGILWVALGDAELGSADAAAKAAKAAGKPADPSVQAKFADAAASYKKAIDANAASKKPSVETAAAAYNQLGQALAKSGDGKGASDAYEQAAKALPANAGMYYYNEAATLYNAGKLDDAAAAADKAIAADPKRADAYYIKGQSLIPKASVDPKTQKIVAPPGCVEAYQQFIELAPPNEQARVDEVKGILTGIGAEVKSSYKAGRTKK
- the queC gene encoding 7-cyano-7-deazaguanine synthase QueC, which translates into the protein MAAETTDRPRAVLCLSGGMDSTVCASLAARDYDVYALHFSYGQRTEARELASATEIARLTGVKEFLPLKMDLFRRIGGSALTDATIAVPDAPVEEASIGTAIPVTYVPFRNAHFLSAAVSWAEVVRAKRVFIGAVEQDSSGYPDCRPAYYDAFNALIRQGTKEGDIRVETPLIHLKKSEIVRMGVELGAPFHVSWSCYSGEREACGVCESCVLRLRAFREAGSIDPIPYADPKSASKR
- a CDS encoding DUF2007 domain-containing protein, translated to MADEKNDREFDPEQYVMIARYIVPTEAQMAKGVLESASLECFLHGENANNLLAPAFRARLMVHKKDEEAARKLLDTSADGEALPETTDEEHGS